The DNA window CTTCATTAGTTCAAAGAGCTTTATATAGTTAGCTGCTCCAGGAAACAATGTCCTTGTGTGTAATTCAAACAGACTGTTTTTCTTGGTCTCTGCTAGAACCAGTCTGGTTCCCTCTGCTCAGCACTGCCCAGAGCCTCCCCTAGTTCTCTCTGAGGTGGACCTTGCTGCCCCTTCCCAAGAGGTGGGAGAGGCAGGGGACTGGGAAAAGATACAGCAAATTCCTTTTTCTGGTCCCCTCAAGGGGAGAGCGCCAGGGGTTCGAGGAGCCTTCCAATCACAGGCTAAGAGCTCAAGAAGCTAATGCTTCATTGGCCCTTGAGTGGGGAGAGACCAGAGAGATGTAGTTAAGTGAAGGCTAGCACAAGAAGACCCAGAGTCAGGGAGAACTTAGGGTCTATGGACCCTAGAGCTCCTTGGCTCAGACGCTTGTCACATATGTCACATATGTGACTTTTGAGTGTGGCTGAGTCACAGGCTCCTCTGTGTATCTCAGGTTGAGGTCCTTTTCCAAAGCAGGTTCTTCACGGGCTCTTTCCATCAtttgcttctcttcctcctcctccttcttcttcttctccttcttcttcacaAGGAAGAAGCTGAGGCCTATGAAGAATGCAGCTGAGATGAGGAAGAAGCTGGACATGTAGAAAACATAGCTGAAGTTGCCAGTCGTGTCCAAAAGTAGACCTGCATGGGAGAAGGAAGCCAGGTTGAGTGAGACAAGGGATGCAGAGACCTCAGGAGTTATTTCTGAGCCTCCTCTTCCCTGAGAGACTCCTAGGTCATGCTGAAAAACTCACATAACTGACATAACATTTTCCCATTTACAAAGTGATTCTCACCACAAATCCTGGGAAGTGGCCAAGGCAGGtaatattatcaccattttatagttgaggaaataaaggctgccctaggtcacatagctagttcaATGGCCCAGCCAAGGCTTGGATCCTGGCCTTTGGGCTCCAAATCCTATGCTTTTCTCACTCTATCATCTGCTTAAGTCAGACTGAATGATACATGGCAATTTCTCCTTCCCTGGGCACCTACTCATAGGCTCATACCACTTAGATTCGAACAGGGCCTTAGATACCATCTAGTCtagctctcatttttatagatgagaaaaactgaggcctagagagattaagtgacttgcctggcatTATAGAGATAGGAAGTAACAGAACCaatgccagtgttctttccatgatacCACATTTATCAAtaccctcttttttcctcccaggGTAAGTTCTCTTTCCCAGTTATCAGCCCCAGCTGTAATCTCCCTTTCCTCACCAGCCAGTGGAGGAGATATAAGGACGGTGAAACTGTCAAGGATGGTGAAGAGGCCCAGGGCACTGGAGAATCTGTTCATGGGCACAACATCCATGAGCACCTGGAAGATCAGAGCCCCGATGCCACTCATGGAGACGCTGTACACCAAACAATAGAAAACCAATACAGAGAAGCTGGCTGAGATGACACAAATGAGGTTGCTCAGTCCATTTAACAAGACCGCCAGGGTGAAAAGGTACACACGGCGACCAGCAAATATTGAGCGTCCAGCCACCAGCCCAATCATGGGCCTAAGGAATATGTTGCTGAAGCCAATAATGGAGATGAGCAAAGCAGCCTTGTGTTCTTCTACGTTGTGACTCAAGGCAAAGGGCACCAAGAAGATGTGGGGCACCGTGAAGCCCATCAGCATCCATACTACACCCAGGGTATAGAAGCGGTAGCCCTGGTTATGGAGGAAGACATCAAAGGCCAGATGTCGTTGCACAGCCCGACCACAAGTCAACAGACAACCCGATTCAGGGGCCTTGTTGGGTGAGGGACTGGCCGACTCAGCCATAGGAGCCACGGGCCTCATTACGGCCCCACAGACGCAGCCATGAAGGAAGACCCCACCAAAGATCAAGAAGGTGCCTCTCCATCCGAAGGCCTCAAGGAGGTGTCGGGAAAGCAGGGGCCAGAGCGTGATCCCGATGGAGACGCCAGCCGAGGCCAGTGCATTGGCCAGCGTCCGGCGGTAGGAGAAGTAGTGTCCCAACACTGTGATGCCTGCCTGAAAGCTGAAGGACATGCCCAGGCCTGCAGGGGAAGGAAAAGATGCCATCTCAGTAATCCATCTAGTTGGGTCTCCTCAAGCTTTGATGAAAGTTGAGGTCCATTCCCCCACACCCAGCAGTTCCTTAAGGTGGCAGTTTTACCCCTTTCCCCACCCACTCATCTAGCCCAGGTAGACATGGCTGAGGCTGCTCCTGGGGAATAAGCCAGGGATCACTTCTGGAGCACACCAGAACAGCACAGCACCCCTGCCTTCAAACAGCCTGCCTATCTATTTCTCTCCCCAACCACACTTCTCGCATCCGCCGTCttcccttccatctcctgctAGTGTTTCTCCAAGCCCCCATCCCACCAAAGCCCAGACTTAGGAGGttagggggagaaagagagagggcagCTGATGCCTGTCACCTGTGATGAATCCGGCTGTGATGTAGAGCTGGCTAAGGGAGCGGGAGAAGGAGCCGGCCACCATGCCTGAACTGGCCAGGACTCCCCCTAGCATCACTGTCACTCGGCAACCAAAGTGCTCCACCAGCACACTGCAAATGGGCCCTGAGGGGGGtgaaaccagaaagaaagagagtgggGCAGGTTAGGGATGGAGCCAGAGACAGAGCCTGCAGTCCTGGAGAGCCCCGTATGAGGAGACATCTGGACCAAAAGGAGCTCCTCCATCCTATCCCATTCCATAGGATCAGACAAGCTCCAAGCTGAAAGGAATCTCAGTGCCCAACATTTTTCTGAACAGAAATCCTTTCTACAATATTCCTGAAAGTCATCCAATCCATATGCCTCTCGTGATGTTGAACATACCACCCATTAAGGCAGCCCGTTCTACCAAGAGGcacctaagtggtacagtggatagagtgcaggacatggggtcaggaagagctgagttcaaattcagcttcagatgcTTTCGAGTtttgtgaccctgctcaagtaagtcaattaacctctgtctgcctcagcttcctcatctgtaaaatgagggtaacaatagcacctgctCTCTACAGGATTATTtctattagacttttttttttggtgaggaaattggggttaagtgacttgcccaaggtcacacagctagtaagtgttaagtgtctgaggccggatttgaactcaggtactcctgaattcagggccagtgctttatccactgcgccacctagccgcccctctacaGGGTTATTTCGAGGATAAAATGGGGAAGgcttttttgcaaaccttaagcaccacataaatgctaattgttattattgttgttaattttGTTATGACACACCTCTGtttgttaggaagtttctttctttcacaaAGCCTCCAGCTGCCTCTTCCCAACTGCCCCTCATTTTGCCTTCTAAGGCTATCTCAGGAGATCTGTTCTTCCCAGGTCTTGTGTCCTAAGTGGCCGATTAGGCTGCATGGAGTTAATGATTAAAAGTATATGTGTAAGTAGCCTTCAGACACAGAACCCTGGAACAAGGATTGGTTAAATGCATTAAGGTTTGCTTAGGGGGAAATCTTCCAACTTATTCCTgtacccattttttcctctacccaaTGAAGGCATCCCCCACACAATCCAAGACA is part of the Dromiciops gliroides isolate mDroGli1 chromosome 4, mDroGli1.pri, whole genome shotgun sequence genome and encodes:
- the SLC16A5 gene encoding monocarboxylate transporter 6 isoform X1, which gives rise to MPQVQQQEESSWSWVVLLATVVVQGLTLGFPTCIGIFFADLQHDFRASNSETSWFPSIMISLLHAGGPICSVLVEHFGCRVTVMLGGVLASSGMVAGSFSRSLSQLYITAGFITGLGMSFSFQAGITVLGHYFSYRRTLANALASAGVSIGITLWPLLSRHLLEAFGWRGTFLIFGGVFLHGCVCGAVMRPVAPMAESASPSPNKAPESGCLLTCGRAVQRHLAFDVFLHNQGYRFYTLGVVWMLMGFTVPHIFLVPFALSHNVEEHKAALLISIIGFSNIFLRPMIGLVAGRSIFAGRRVYLFTLAVLLNGLSNLICVISASFSVLVFYCLVYSVSMSGIGALIFQVLMDVVPMNRFSSALGLFTILDSFTVLISPPLAGLLLDTTGNFSYVFYMSSFFLISAAFFIGLSFFLVKKKEKKKKEEEEEKQMMERAREEPALEKDLNLRYTEEPVTQPHSKVTYVTYVTSV
- the SLC16A5 gene encoding monocarboxylate transporter 6 isoform X2 is translated as MPQVQQQEESSWSWVVLLATVVVQGLTLGFPTCIGIFFADLQHDFRASNSETSWFPSIMISLLHAGGLGMSFSFQAGITVLGHYFSYRRTLANALASAGVSIGITLWPLLSRHLLEAFGWRGTFLIFGGVFLHGCVCGAVMRPVAPMAESASPSPNKAPESGCLLTCGRAVQRHLAFDVFLHNQGYRFYTLGVVWMLMGFTVPHIFLVPFALSHNVEEHKAALLISIIGFSNIFLRPMIGLVAGRSIFAGRRVYLFTLAVLLNGLSNLICVISASFSVLVFYCLVYSVSMSGIGALIFQVLMDVVPMNRFSSALGLFTILDSFTVLISPPLAGLLLDTTGNFSYVFYMSSFFLISAAFFIGLSFFLVKKKEKKKKEEEEEKQMMERAREEPALEKDLNLRYTEEPVTQPHSKVTYVTYVTSV